One Mercurialis annua linkage group LG3, ddMerAnnu1.2, whole genome shotgun sequence DNA window includes the following coding sequences:
- the LOC126673712 gene encoding nuclear pore complex protein GP210, with translation MMRIAFLVVFILFVEETASHLSSGPHIADVNILLPPKMTHPVEYRLQGSDGCFKWSWDHHDFLSVLPEYNISSHCSTSARLRSIASFSGRKETAVYAADVNSGIVIRCKVFIDNISRVQIFHNSIKLDLDGLATLRVRAFDNEDNEFSSLVGLQFMWHLLPETGEQSHHLAHVPLKDSPLSDSGGLCGDLNIRIKLEDSGVFSDLYVVKGVDIGHENVSVHLLEPQSTRMADEVVLTVAEAMSLEPPSPVYVLIGAALQYNLKIIRGNIPQVVALPSPHHIWSISNSSLAEVDSVMGFARARNLGATTVIVEDNRVAGHIQMSSLNIVLPESLHFFIMPLSISGDPVEEMKAISSTEIWYVVSGRKYLIQMKVFSRGPVAHELYITESDDLKLHDEQSDHWTTFMLSEDVEANYGWKNYRILRATSPGLGELTASLTYSVRHQGEKEVIHNVQEIIVCDQVVLSLDRTSSASQYILLPWAPAIQQELELKAAGGCAKEFGDYKWFSSDAATVSVSASGVVQAKKPGKATIRVVSVYDSFNYDEVVVEVSIPSSMIMLQNFPVETVVGSYLHAAVTMKASNGGFFFSCNAFHSFIRWKTGSEFFVAVNVTEDPSFLEKPGNSNLHSHGPACSWAYVYASASGQTMLHATLSKELSLYDLSFHRSIILKASIGIAAYLPLTVRQVGDGNQFGGYWFDLTDVGVSNHLEKLEVLHLVPGTSLDVVLLGGPEHWDKGVDFIETVEILDDKHSHVKDGVLPVSGGYQSMYRVSCQRPGKFKLVFKRGNMVGDDHPLPAIAEVVLSLTCSIPSSIAVIVDESVNSHEAIRSAVLAERSIGNIHGTPVTVANGQTIRVAAVSIDSSGEAFANSSSLSLKWELSSCEGLAYWDYANEARRSKSIWEKFLVLQNDSGECIVRATAVGFSDTMHSFLSSKLSIGDMVLTDAIRLKIVSSLRVNPEFNLLVFNPNAKANLSISGGSCSLEASVNVSNVVEVIQSPPGLQCMQRTISPKGLGTALVTVHDIGLVPTVAVSCVVQVAEVDWIKIVSGEEISLMEGESAFIDLMAGTSGGKTFDPNQFTYMEIHVWIEDGIVELLDDSVPETGGVYIRGSKFKIIAKNLGITTLHVTVKQHSGHEILSQPIKIEVYEPLRIHPQDIFLVPGSSYVLTVKGGPTIGVYVEYVSLDDGIATVDRFSGKLSAISPGNTTILSTIHGNGDVVMCQAYSNVKIGVPSSALLNVQSEQLDAGNYVPIYPSFPEGDLFSFYELCKNYKWTVDAEKVLGFYEAKALHGEKNCLQLNDDKDLGFTKLLYGRSAGRASIALTFSCDFLSTSFSETRLYDASLSLLVVPDLPLALGVPMTWILPPHYVTSSILPSSLETHGQWDGQSHRGTIAYSLLRSCEKNDGWHKDAISIDGDRIRTAESNSLACIQGKDRTTGRIEIASCVRVAEVAQIRITNKEFPYQAIHVAVGAEFDLPISYFDVLGNAFYEAHDVVPYHAETNYHDIVSIDDTKCTSEKIHLKALRYGRALLRVSFKSSPQKSDFMLISVGAHIYPQNPVLHHGTSLDFSVEGTGDQVSGLWLSANESVVSVDMPSGKAKAAGRGSTKVIFESSSMKLQTEVTVISGNIASVDAPKEMLTNVPYPTKGYSFSVKFSDDGNQFDAVGTGKEISYDCMVDPPFVGYAKPWMDIDTGNHYCLFFPYSPEHLVHSTPRLKNMKPYMSVSINASLREASHISGSASALFIGGFSILEMDKDKSLMQLNLTPDANKSLLTILGNSDVDIQWHKRDLMKISSIYREDFGIGCRVQYEVKVLSHMRFKDKIIIRLPANDQRVEIDVNYEPEASVFLSNSLLFMLTCLVGLVAIIFSYRDYCRRPNRTQPYTSLATPTIAAPRTPEHSSPVLTDQSPRTPQPFVDYVRRTIDETPNYKREARRRFNPQNTY, from the exons atgatgcgAATTGCATTTTTGGTAGTTTTTATCCTCTTTGTCGAGGAAACGGCGTCGCATTTGAGCTCTGGACCTCACATTGCAGATGTGAATATACTCTTGCCTCCTAAAATGACTCATCCTGTTGAGTATCGCCTTCAAGGCAGTGATGGCTGCTTCAAATG GTCATGGGATCACCATGATTTTTTATCTGTCCTACCTGAATATAATATAAGCAGCCACTGTTCCACGAGTGCACGGTTGAGATCAATTGCATCTTTTAGTGGTAGAAAGGAAACTGCAGTTTATGCTGCTGATGTCAATTCAGGAATTGTTATTCGTTGCAAGGTTTTTATTGACAACATTTCCAGAGTTCAGATATTCCATAATTCTATTAAACTGGATTTGGACGGATTAGCTACTTTGCGTGTTCGTGCTTTTGATAATGAAG ATAATGAGTTCTCATCATTAGTGGGTCTGCAATTCATGTGGCATCTATTACCAGAAACTGGTGAACAATCTCACCACCTTGCTCATGTTCCTCTGAAGGATTCTCCTTTAAGTGACAGTGGCGGTCTATGCGGTGATTTAAACATCCGAATAAAACTTGAAGATAGT GGTGTATTTTCGGATTTGTATGTGGTTAAAGGGGTTGATATTGGCCATGAAAATGTTTCTGTGCATTTGCTTGAGCCTCAAAGCACGCGCATGGCTGATGAGGTTGTTTTAACAGTAGCAGAAGCAATGTCACTTGAGCCTCCTTCTCCTGTTTATGTTCTCATTGGTGCTGCTCTTCAATACAATCTTAAAATTATTCGTGGAAATATCCCACAAG TGGTAGCTCTACCATCTCCACATCATATTTGGTCCATTTCAAACTCCTCTTTGGCTGAGGTGGACTCTGTTATGGGTTTTGCTCGTGCACGGAACCTAGGGGCAACAACAGTTATTGTAGAAGATAATAGAGTTGCTGGCCACATACAAATGTCTTCACTGAATATTGTACTACCAGAaagtttacatttttttataatgccATTGTCCATTTCTGGTGATCCTGTTGAAGAGATGAAAGCCATCTCATCTACGGAGATTTGGTATGTTGTTTCTGGTCGTAAGTATCTTATTCAAATGAAGGTTTTCTCACGGGGACCTGTTGCACATGAATTATACATTACAGAG AGTGATGATCTTAAGCTGCATGATGAGCAGTCAGATCATTGGACAACTTTTATGCTGTCAGAGGATGTTGAGGCCAATTATGGCTGGAAAAATTATAGAATCCTCAGAGCAACCTCACCGGGACTTGGAGAATTGACAGCTTCTTTAACTTATTCTGTTAGGCACCAGGGGGAAAAGGAG GTTATTCACAATGTGCAAGAGATAATTGTTTGTGATCAAGTCGTGTTGAGTTTGGATAGGACAAGTAGCGCATCCCAGTATATTCTCCTTCCCTGGGCTCCTGCCATTCAGCAGGAGTTGGAACTAAAGGCTGCTGGAG GTTGTGCAAAAGAATTCGGTGATTACAAATGGTTTTCTTCTGATGCCGCAACTGTATCAGTATCTGCATCTGGGGTTGTTCAGGCAAAGAAGCCTGGTAAAGCAACAATCAGAGTAGTTTCCGTTTACGACTCCTTCAATTACGATGag gTTGTCGTTGAGGTTTCTATTCCATCATCTATGATTATGCTACAAAACTTCCCTGTAGAGACTGTTGTAGGATCATATCTTCATGCTGCTGTGACGATGAAAGCATCTAATG GTGGCTTCTTTTTTAGTTGTAATGCTTTTCACTCCTTCATAAGATGGAAAACAGGAAGTGAGTTTTTTGTTGCCGTCAATGTGACAGAGGATCCATCTTTTTTAGAAAAGCCAGGAAATAGTAATCTCCATAGTCATGGTCCAGCGTGCTCATGGGCCTATGTATACGCTTCTGCTTCTGGTCAGACCATGCTGCATGCAACACTATCAAAGGAACTTAGCCTCTATGATCTTTCTTTTCATAGATCTATCATTTTGAAAGCATCAATAGGCATTGCAGCATATTTACCGCTCACTGTGCGTCAAGTAGGTGATGGAAACCAATTTGGTGGGTACTGGTTTGATTTGACTGATGTTGGAGTAAGTAATCATCTAGAAAAATTGGAAGTGCTACATCTTGTCCCCGGAACAAGTTTGGACGTTGTTCTTCTAGGAGGACCTGAGCACTGGGATAAAGGTGTTGACTTCATTGAAACTGTGGAAATATTGGACGACAAACACAGTCATGTTAAAGATGGGGTACTTCCTGTGTCTGGAGGATATCAGAGTATGTACAGAGTTTCGTGCCAAAGACCAGGAAAATTT AAATTGGTTTTTAAACGTGGGAATATGGTTGGGGACGACCACCCTCTTCCAGCAATAGCAGAAGTAGTACTGTCTCTTACGTGTAGCATTCCTTCTTCAATTGCAGTCATAGTTGATGAATCTG TTAACAGTCATGAAGCCATAAGGAGTGCAGTTCTTGCCGAACGTAGCATAGGGAATATCCATGGTACTCCAGTTACTGTAGCAAATGGGCAAACTATTCGGGTAGCTGCAGTGAGCATTGATAGTTCAGGAGAAGCTTTTGCAAACTCATCTTCTCTTTCTTTGAAATGGGAGTTGAGCAGCTGTGAAGGGTTGGCATATTGGGATTATGCAAATGAAGCCAGGAGGTCTAAGTCAATTTGGGAGAAGTTTTTGGTCTTGCAAAATGATTCAGGAGAG TGCATAGTTCGTGCTACTGCTGTTGGCTTCTCGGATACCATGCATAGTTTTCTTTCGTCCAAATTGTCAATTGGGGACATGGTTCTTACAGATGCTATACGTTTGAAG ATAGTTTCCTCACTGAGAGTCAATCCAGAGTTCAATTTGTTAGTTTTTAATCCCAATGCTAAG GCAAATCTATCAATTTCTGGGGGAAGCTGTTCCTTGGAAGCTTCCGTGAATGTTTCAAATGTGGTGGAAGTTATACAATCCCCACCAGGCCTGCAATGCATGCAGCGAACAATCTCTCCTAAAGGGCTGGGGACTGCATTGGTGACAGTTCATGATATTGGGCTTGTTCCTACTGTTGCGGTTTCTTGTGTG GTCCAAGTAGCAGAAGTAGACTGGATTAAGATTGTATCAGGAGAAGAAATTAGCCTTATG GAAGGAGAGTCAGCATTCATAGATCTAATGGCTGGGACTAGTGGGGGGAAAACTTTTGACCCTAATCAG TTCACTTACATGGAAATTCATGTATGGATTGAGGACGGTATAGTTGAACTTCTGGACGACAGTGTACCAGAAACTGGTGGTGTGTATATTCGTGGATCaaagtttaaaattattgcTAAGAATCTAGGGATCACAACTCTTCAT GTCACTGTCAAACAACATTCTGGACATGAAATACTGAGCCAACCTATAAAGATAGAAGTTTATGAACCATTAAGAATTCATCCACAGGATATATTCTTGGTACCAGGCTCATCTTATGTG CTTACTGTGAAAGGAGGCCCAACTATTGGTGTGTATGTTGAATATGTTTCTTTGGATGATGGAATAGCAACTGTTGACAGATTTTCTGGGAAGCTATCAGCAATTTCACCTGGAAACACA ACGATTCTCTCCACAATTCATGGGAATGGAGATGTTGTGATGTGTCAAGCATATAGCAATGTAAAAATTGGAGTTCCTTCTTCAGCATTATTAAATGTACAAAGTGAACAACTTGATGCTGGAAATTATGTACCCATATATCCTTCATTTCCCGAG GGTGATCTATTTTCCTTTTATGAGCTCTGCAAAAATTATAAGTGGACTGTAGATGCTGAAAAG GTGTTGGGATTCTACGAGGCAAAAGCCTTACATGGTGAAAAGAATTGCTTGCAATTGAATGATGATAAAGATCTTGGTTTTACCAAACTCTTGTACGGAAG GTCTGCAGGAAGGGCAAGCATTGCACTTACATTCTCATGTGATTTTCTATCCACTTCTTTCTCAGAGACAAGGCTTTATGATGCATCCCTATCATTATTGGTTGTTCCTGATCTCCCTCTTGCTCTTGGAGTTCCAATGACATGGATTCTCCCCCCTCATTACGTTACATCTAGTATTTTGCCGTCATCGCTGGAAACACATGGTCAATGGGATGGTCAGAGTCATAGAGGAACGATTGCGTATTCATTGCTAAGAAGTTGTGAAAAGAATGATGGTTGGCACAAAGACGCAATTTCTATAGATGGGGATAGAATAAGAACTGCGGAAAGCAACAGTCTTGCCTGCATACAAGGCAAAGATCGAACCACCGGAAGGATAGAGATTGCTTCTTGTGTAAGGGTAGCCGAG GTGGCTCAAATAAGAATAACAAATAAGGAGTTTCCCTACCAGGCAATTCATGTTGCTGTTGGTGCTGAATTTGATCTTCCCATAAGCTATTTTGATGTTTTAG GAAATGCCTTCTATGAAGCACATGATGTCGTTCCTTATCATGCTGAAACTAACTATCATGACATTGTTTCTATTGATGACACCAAATGTACCAGTGAGAAAATTCATTTGAAG GCATTGCGATACGGGAGAGCTCTTTTGCGAGTATCATTCAAGAGTAGTCCACAAAAATCTGACTTTATGCTG ATATCTGTTGGTGCTCATATATATCCTCAAAATCCTGTCCTTCATCATGGGACTTCCCTTGATTTTAGTGTTGAAG GCACCGGCGATCAAGTCTCTGGCCTTTGGCTAAGTGCTAATGAGAGCGTCGTGTCTGTAGATATGCCATCTGGAAAAGCTAAAGCAGCTGGGAGAGGTTCGACAAAAG TAATTTTTGAATCTTCAAGTATGAAGCTGCAAACAGAAGTTACAGTGATATCGGGAAATATTGCTTCTGTTGATGCTCCGAAAGAGATGTTAACAAATGTTCCTTACCCAACAAAAGGTTATAGCTTCTCTGTGAAGTTCAG TGACGATGGCAATCAGTTTGACGCTGTTGGAACTGGTAAAGAAATATCATATGATTGTATGGTTGATCCTCCTTTTGTTGG GTATGCAAAGCCATGGATGGACATTGACACGGGAAATCACTACTGCCTCTTCTTCCCATACTCACCAGAGCATTTGGTACATTCGACACCTAGATTGAAGAACATGAAGCCATATATGTCTGTTTCAATTAATGCTTCTCTCAGAGAAGCCAGCCATATTTCTGGATCTGCATCGGCTCTTTTTATTGGAGGATTTTCTATATTGGAGATGGATAAGGACAAG AGTTTAATGCAGTTGAATCTGACACCAGATGCAAACAAGAGTCTCCTAACCATCTTGGGCAATTCAG